The sequence AGAATTAGAAGGAGCACTTATTAAAATAGTAGCTTATTCATCCTTAACAAAAAAAGAAATAACCGTAGATTTAGCAGAAGAAGCCTTAAAAGATATTATTTCATCTTCTAAGCCAAAAGAAATAACTGTAAATTTAATTAAAGAAGTTGTCGCCAAAAACTTTAATATCAAGTCAGAAGATTTTAATTCCAAAAAAAGAACCAGAGCAATTGCTTATCCAAGACAAGTCGCAATGTATTTATGCAGAGAATTAACGGATCTCTCCCTTCCGAAAATAGGAGATGAATTTGGCGGAAGAGATCATACTACCGTTATACATGCTTATGAAAAAATATCTTCAAATTTAAAATCAAATAGTACATTCAATAAAAAGATAGAAAATGTTATTAAAGAGATACAAGGGGATAATTAACAAAATCCTGTTGATAAACTGTTGATATAATATAATTAATTTCTTCAAAAATTTTTGTTGATAATTTTAGAATTCATTCATCTTTTATTCACATGTTATTAAATATTCAATTTATTTAAATATAACGATATATCCACTTATCAACATACTAACAGCCCCTACTACTATTACTACTAATAATATATCCTTCAATCTATCTTAAAAAATAAAAGGAGGTCATTTTCAATTGAAAATCAATATAGAACAATCAATTTTGAATAAATATGTAAATATTGTTCAAAGAGGTACTTCTCTTAGAACAAGTCTACCCATACTTGAAGGAATACTTTTAGAGGCAAAAAATGGAAAATTGAAACTTACAAGTACGGATTTAGAGATAGGAATTGAGACATTTATAAAATGTAGCGTTGAAGAAGAAGGATCAATAGTTATAAATTCAAGAATATTTGGAGATATAATAAGAAAACTTCCTAACGATAAAATATATATATCAACAATAGAAAATAAAATATGTATCAAATGTGGAAGTGCAGAATTTAATATTATAGGAAATTCATCTTTAGAATATCCGGAATTACCTACGATAACAGATAATTTTTCGATAAAAATTTCTGCGGATTTATTTAAATCTGCTATAAGACAAACCATATTTGCTACGGCTCAAGATGAAACAAGGCCTATACTTACAGGAATATTATTTGAAGTTACAAAAGATAAGGCTTCATTTGTAGCGTTAGACGGATATAGGCTTGCATTGAGAAATATTTTAGTAAAATCTCCTCAGGACGTAAAAATTGTAGTACCATCAAAAACTTTAAATGAGCTCAGTAAAATACTTGAAGATGAAGAATCCAGTTTAACGATAACATTAACTTCAAGTCATATAGTATTCAATCTAGGAGAAACATTAGTATATTCGAGGCTATTAGAGGGTCAATATTTAAATTATAAAGATATAATAAGAAAAGAACATAAAACTCAAGTAATTGTAAACAGAAAATTATTCCAAGACGGATTGGAGAGAGCTTCCCTTTTAGCAAAGGAGGAAAAAACAAATCTTATTAAAATAAACATATTGGATGGTAAAATGGTAATTAAATCAAATTCAGAAATAGGAAGTGTTTATGAAGAAGTTCCTATCGAAAATAAAGGGGAAGATTTAAATATCGCTTTTAATTCAAAATATATTATAGATGGAATTAAGGCAATAGATGCTGATAAAATTCAACTGAATTTTATGGGGAGTCTAAATCCCTGTATCATAAATCCAATAGATGATTCGGAATATACTTATTTAGTTCTTCCTGTAAGACTTGCAAAAGAAGATTATTAATTGGAGGAATATAGAAGATGAAAGAAGTAACAATAGATACTGAATATATAAAGTTGAGTCAAATTTTAAAACTTGCTGGAATAGTACAAACAGGAGGGCAAAGTAAAATATTGATTAGTTCCGGTAAAATTGAAGTAAATGGAGAGACTGTAAAAGAAAGAGGCAAGAAGATAAGAAAGGGAGATAAAATTAAAATAGAAGGTATAGATGAATTTGTTGTGGTATAATTATAAAGGTTTATCTAAGGAGTGGCTCTATTTGTATGTAGAAAGTATTAGAATTATAAATTTTAGAAATTATGAAAATTTAAATATCAAATTATCAAAGAATATAAATATATTTGTGGGTAAAAATGCCCAAGGAAAAACCAATCTTTTAGAATCCATATATTTCTGTGCTGTGGGAAAGTCATTCAGGACAAATAAAGATAAAGATATGATAAATTTTAACAGTGACAAATCTTATATAGGAATCAATATTAAGGAAAGAAATATAGATAAGCTGATAGAAATAAAGTTAGAAAGAAATGCTCCTAAAAAGATGAGAATTAATGGAATAGAATTGGGAAAAAATAAAGAATTGAACAGTGGATTAAATGTAGTGGTTTTTTCTCCGGATGATTTAAAAATAATAAAAGAAGGGCCTCAGGAAAGAAGAAATTTTTTGGATTTGGAAATTTCTCAGTTAAAGCCTTTATATAGATATAACTTGAATAGATATAATAAAATATTGTTTCAAAGAAATAACCTGCTCCGATTTATGAAATATAAGGAGAAGAACAGAGAAGTTCTTGAAACATTTAATATTCAATTAATAAAAACAGGATCTCAAATTATATTGGAAAGAAAAAAGTTTATTGATAGTCTATCTTCTATATCTAAAAGAATCCATGGTAATTTAACTTTTAATGAAGAAAAATTGGATTTCAATTATGTTACAAATGTAACCGAAAATGTAAATGATTTGAGAGACCTGGAAAGGGATTTTTTTGATAAATTAAATAAAAATATTGATAATGATATATTAAAAGGTTCTACAGAAATAGGTCCTCACCGAGATGATATAGAAATAATTATTAATGATTTTAATTCTAAGCAATTTGCATCTCAGGGACAGCAAAGGACAGCCATATTATCTATAAAACTTGCAGAGGTGGAATTAATTGAAAATGAAAAAAGATATAAACCAGTTCTTCTTTTGGATGACGTATTATCTGAATTAGACGAAGATAGAAGAAGATATTTGATAAAATCATTTTCAGGTTTGCAGACAATAATTACTTCCGCAGATGTAATAAGGCTTAAAGAAATTGATAATTTAGATAAAAAGACATTTTATATAGAAAAGGGAAAGGTTATGTAAAAGGAGTAGATATTATGTTTCTTCATATAGGAAAAAGCTATTCGATACCAATAGACGATATTGTAGCAATAATGGATGTTAATTCATTGTTAAATTCTAAGGATTCAAAATCTTATTTAAAAAAAATGAAGGAGAAAGGATTGCTCTTTATTACAAACTCTGATGAAAGAAATATAAAGACCATTATTTTGACATCGCGAATAGAAAAAAATAATAAAAAAGGGAAAGTGATCAAAAACCTAATTTATACATCAGAGATTTCTTCTTCTACTTTATTAAAAAGAAATAGTCTTATATCAAGAATTTAACATATTAGAATCAGGAGGGAAATGAAGAATATGGAAAATAACGAAAGAAAATATACTGCAAAGGATATACAAGTCCTTACTGGATTAGAGCCTGTTAGAAAAAGACCGGGAATGTATATTGGTTCCACAGGGCTTAGAGGACTCCATCAATTGATATATGAAGTAGTTGATAATAGTATAGATGAAGCTTTAGCAGGAGCTTGCGATACTATTTTGGTAACCATAAATGAGGATAATTCTGTAATCGTTGAAGATAATGGAGGCGGCATACCTGTAGAAACACATCCTCAAACAGGAAAATCTACTGTGGAGACGGTTCTTACAATTCTTCATGCAGGAGGTAAATTTAACAACAGTGCTTATAAGGTTTCTGGCGGACTTCATGGAGTTGGTGTTTCTGTTGTAAATGCACTTTCGGAATATCTTGAGGCAAGAATTAAAAGGAATAATAAAATTTACAGACAAAAATTCAGCAGAGGAATTCCTACTACGGAACTTGAAGTAATAGGCGAATGTGAAGGGACAGGAACTACCATTATATTCAAACCCGATAAAGAAATATTCGAAGATATTAATTTTGATTTTAATACTTTGGAATTTAGATTAAGAGAAGTATCTTTTCTGAATAAGGGAGTAAAAATAACATTAAATGATAAGAGAAATCAAAAGGAAGTAAAATTTCATTATGAAGGAGGACTTAAGTCCTTTGTAGAATATATAAATGAGAAAAAAACTCCCATACATGACAATATAATATATTTTGAAGATAAAAAAGAAAGTACGATAGTAGAATTAGCAATGCAGTATACTGAAGGATATTCAGAAAATATATTTACATTTGCAAATAACATAAATACACAAGAAGGAGGAAGCCATTTAGTAGGATTTAAGACCGCTATTACAAGAGTAGTAAATGATTATGCCAGAAAATACGGATATATAAAAGAAAAAGAGAATAATTTGACCGGAGAAGATGTAAGAGAAGGGTTAACAGCGGTCCTTTCGGTAAAACTAATGAATCCTCAGTTTGAAGGACAGACTAAGACAAAACTTGGTAATAGTGAGACCAGAAGCATAGTTGATAGTGTTGTGTCGGAACATTTAGAAAGATTCCTTGAAGAAAACCCCAAAGAAGGGAAGGTAATAATAGAAAAATCTTTAAGAGCATCTCGGGCAAGAGAAGCTGCAAGAAAGGCAAGGGAACTTACTCGTAAAAAAAGTATATTGGACAATACAACTCTCCCAGGAAAATTGGCGGATTGTCAAGAAAGTGATTTAAATGTTACGGAGATATTCATAGTTGAGGGAGACTCTGCAGGTGGAAGTGCTAAGCAGGGAAGAGACAGAAAATATCAGGCCATTCTTCCTTTAAGAGGAAAGATAATGAATGTAGAGAAGTCAAGACTTGATAAGATATTAGGGTATGAAGAAATTAAAGCAATGATTACTGCATTTGGCTGTGGAATAGGTAATGAGTTTAATATGGAAAAGCTAAGATATGGAAAAGTTATAATTATGACAGATGCCGATGTGGACGGAGCCCATATAAGAACGTTGCTTTTGACGTTTTTTTTCAGGTATATGAGACCTTTAATAGACTTTGGGCATGTATATATTGCACAGCCTCCTCTATATAAAGTTTCTAAAGGAAAAACGGATCATTATG is a genomic window of Acidilutibacter cellobiosedens containing:
- the dnaN gene encoding DNA polymerase III subunit beta; protein product: MKINIEQSILNKYVNIVQRGTSLRTSLPILEGILLEAKNGKLKLTSTDLEIGIETFIKCSVEEEGSIVINSRIFGDIIRKLPNDKIYISTIENKICIKCGSAEFNIIGNSSLEYPELPTITDNFSIKISADLFKSAIRQTIFATAQDETRPILTGILFEVTKDKASFVALDGYRLALRNILVKSPQDVKIVVPSKTLNELSKILEDEESSLTITLTSSHIVFNLGETLVYSRLLEGQYLNYKDIIRKEHKTQVIVNRKLFQDGLERASLLAKEEKTNLIKINILDGKMVIKSNSEIGSVYEEVPIENKGEDLNIAFNSKYIIDGIKAIDADKIQLNFMGSLNPCIINPIDDSEYTYLVLPVRLAKEDY
- a CDS encoding extracellular matrix/biofilm biosynthesis regulator RemA family protein, with protein sequence MFLHIGKSYSIPIDDIVAIMDVNSLLNSKDSKSYLKKMKEKGLLFITNSDERNIKTIILTSRIEKNNKKGKVIKNLIYTSEISSSTLLKRNSLISRI
- the gyrB gene encoding DNA topoisomerase (ATP-hydrolyzing) subunit B, with amino-acid sequence MENNERKYTAKDIQVLTGLEPVRKRPGMYIGSTGLRGLHQLIYEVVDNSIDEALAGACDTILVTINEDNSVIVEDNGGGIPVETHPQTGKSTVETVLTILHAGGKFNNSAYKVSGGLHGVGVSVVNALSEYLEARIKRNNKIYRQKFSRGIPTTELEVIGECEGTGTTIIFKPDKEIFEDINFDFNTLEFRLREVSFLNKGVKITLNDKRNQKEVKFHYEGGLKSFVEYINEKKTPIHDNIIYFEDKKESTIVELAMQYTEGYSENIFTFANNINTQEGGSHLVGFKTAITRVVNDYARKYGYIKEKENNLTGEDVREGLTAVLSVKLMNPQFEGQTKTKLGNSETRSIVDSVVSEHLERFLEENPKEGKVIIEKSLRASRAREAARKARELTRKKSILDNTTLPGKLADCQESDLNVTEIFIVEGDSAGGSAKQGRDRKYQAILPLRGKIMNVEKSRLDKILGYEEIKAMITAFGCGIGNEFNMEKLRYGKVIIMTDADVDGAHIRTLLLTFFFRYMRPLIDFGHVYIAQPPLYKVSKGKTDHYAYSDIELSNIMNEIGRDKNYPIQRYKGLGEMNPEQLWDTTMNPDTRIILKASIEDAEEADKIFTTLMGDKVKPRYDFIQRNAKNVKNLDI
- the recF gene encoding DNA replication/repair protein RecF (All proteins in this family for which functions are known are DNA-binding proteins that assist the filamentation of RecA onto DNA for the initiation of recombination or recombinational repair.) — encoded protein: MNLLWYNYKGLSKEWLYLYVESIRIINFRNYENLNIKLSKNINIFVGKNAQGKTNLLESIYFCAVGKSFRTNKDKDMINFNSDKSYIGINIKERNIDKLIEIKLERNAPKKMRINGIELGKNKELNSGLNVVVFSPDDLKIIKEGPQERRNFLDLEISQLKPLYRYNLNRYNKILFQRNNLLRFMKYKEKNREVLETFNIQLIKTGSQIILERKKFIDSLSSISKRIHGNLTFNEEKLDFNYVTNVTENVNDLRDLERDFFDKLNKNIDNDILKGSTEIGPHRDDIEIIINDFNSKQFASQGQQRTAILSIKLAEVELIENEKRYKPVLLLDDVLSELDEDRRRYLIKSFSGLQTIITSADVIRLKEIDNLDKKTFYIEKGKVM
- a CDS encoding RNA-binding S4 domain-containing protein, whose amino-acid sequence is MKEVTIDTEYIKLSQILKLAGIVQTGGQSKILISSGKIEVNGETVKERGKKIRKGDKIKIEGIDEFVVV